TAATTTTACCATCATGGGGATCAGCAATTAATATGCTTTTAACAATGAAGGGTGAATGGCAACAATTACAATCAAATACTCTGATTAAGTTCATGGTTTTAGCATCAACATTCTATATGTTATCTACAATCGAAGGACCAATTCAGTCTATTAAATCTGTAAATGCAATTGCACACTTTACTGATTGGATTCCAGGTCACGTACACGATGGTGTTTTAGGATGGGTTGTATTTATGATTATGGCAGCACTATACCACATGGCACCAAGAATGTATGGAAGAGAGATTTACTCTAAGTCGTTAATGGATACACAATTCTGGTTACAAACAACTGGTATTGTATTATACTTTACTTCAATGTGGATTGCAGGTATTACACAAGGTATGATGTGGAGAGCATATGATGAATATGGTTCATTAGTATACTCATTCATTGATACTGTAACTGTATTACAACCATACTACACAATTAGAGCAGTTGGTGGATTAATGTATCTAATCGGATTCTTTATGTTTGCATATAACATGTACAAAACTGCAACAGCAGGAAGAGTACTTGATAAAGAACCAGTAAATGCTACACCAGTAGCAGCTTAAGAAGGAGGGTGTAATAATGTTTCATTGGTTTGAACAAAGACCGTTTTTCTTTGCGGTACTAGTATTCGTATTTATTGCGTTTGCAGGGATTATTGAAGTTATTCCTGATTTCGCAAAACAAAGTAGACCAACTGTAGGTACAAAACCATACAGTGTGTTAGAGTTAGCAGGTAGACAAGTATATATAAAAGATTCATGTAACGCTTGTCACTCACAATTAATTAGACCATTTAAATCAGAGACTGATAGATATGGTATGTACTCTTTATCAGGAGAGTATGCATATGATAGACCATTCTTATGGGGATCAAAAAGAACAGGTCCAGACTTAATGAGAGTAGGAAATTATAGAACTACTGATTGGCATGAGACACATATGATGGATCCTGCATCAGTTGTACCTGGAACAGTTATGCC
The genomic region above belongs to Arcobacter sp. F155 and contains:
- the ccoO gene encoding cytochrome-c oxidase, cbb3-type subunit II; the protein is MFHWFEQRPFFFAVLVFVFIAFAGIIEVIPDFAKQSRPTVGTKPYSVLELAGRQVYIKDSCNACHSQLIRPFKSETDRYGMYSLSGEYAYDRPFLWGSKRTGPDLMRVGNYRTTDWHETHMMDPASVVPGTVMPAYPHQFTNIADLDTAYAEAYTVKTVFKTPYDVDLDGDGKIDVELGNYESAIAKAKEDAKAIAADMKNQAVKDAVANGQVPEIVALIAYLNSLK
- a CDS encoding cbb3-type cytochrome c oxidase subunit I, translated to ILPSWGSAINMLLTMKGEWQQLQSNTLIKFMVLASTFYMLSTIEGPIQSIKSVNAIAHFTDWIPGHVHDGVLGWVVFMIMAALYHMAPRMYGREIYSKSLMDTQFWLQTTGIVLYFTSMWIAGITQGMMWRAYDEYGSLVYSFIDTVTVLQPYYTIRAVGGLMYLIGFFMFAYNMYKTATAGRVLDKEPVNATPVAA